From a single Flavobacteriales bacterium genomic region:
- a CDS encoding PorP/SprF family type IX secretion system membrane protein has product MMRIRDIVKQSFIAFGLSIALILFITASVFSQDIHFSQFFNTPLALGPGSIGAFKGNYRLNTLFRQQWRAVTVPYRTFALGGDAANIFGIKGLGLGAWAFNDRAGDSRLQQFHLSVGASYSLRLGRSGNSVLITGLQGGFTSLSLDNSALSFDAQYNGFQYDPSRATGEQFSRSSMFHPDLNAGMVYRYAPNDRQLTQVGLGLFNLTTPNIGFLGEPGVPLDRRAAVHVITQFPVTTKLDVLPMARYMRQGAYEELDLGANLRYILLDKFGLKRALQFGGHYRAADAGYLYAGFEYDDWTFGLSYDINTSDLVPASRNRGGIEISVIRIFKKYPPVPVRYKACPAQL; this is encoded by the coding sequence ATGATGCGGATCCGAGACATAGTGAAGCAGTCTTTCATTGCATTCGGGCTGTCAATTGCATTGATCCTTTTCATTACTGCAAGTGTGTTCTCGCAGGACATCCATTTCTCGCAGTTCTTCAACACACCACTTGCGCTTGGACCAGGATCCATCGGTGCGTTCAAAGGCAATTACCGATTGAACACACTTTTCCGACAGCAATGGCGTGCCGTAACTGTTCCCTATCGAACATTCGCGTTGGGCGGTGATGCAGCGAACATATTTGGCATAAAGGGACTTGGGCTTGGAGCATGGGCATTCAACGACCGAGCGGGAGATAGCCGGTTACAGCAATTTCATTTAAGCGTAGGTGCCAGCTATTCATTGCGACTTGGCCGATCCGGAAATAGTGTGTTGATCACCGGATTACAAGGCGGATTCACATCACTTAGCCTGGATAATAGCGCACTCTCTTTCGATGCACAATACAATGGATTCCAATATGATCCTTCACGTGCGACCGGAGAACAATTCTCACGCTCTTCCATGTTCCATCCTGACCTGAACGCAGGAATGGTCTATCGCTATGCACCTAATGATCGCCAATTGACCCAGGTCGGGTTGGGCCTATTCAACCTTACAACACCGAACATCGGATTCTTGGGTGAGCCCGGTGTACCATTGGATCGAAGAGCAGCCGTTCACGTGATCACCCAATTCCCTGTCACTACGAAATTGGACGTGCTACCGATGGCACGATACATGAGACAAGGTGCATACGAGGAGCTGGATCTTGGTGCGAACCTTCGTTACATTCTCCTCGACAAGTTCGGTCTTAAGCGCGCATTGCAATTTGGAGGGCACTATCGCGCAGCGGATGCAGGATATCTCTACGCTGGATTCGAGTACGATGATTGGACCTTTGGTTTATCCTATGACATCAATACCAGTGATCTCGTTCCTGCTAGTCGGAACCGAGGTGGGATCGAGATATCCGTGATCCGGATCTTCAAAAAATATCCTCCAGTGCCCGTTCGATACAAGGCATGTCCGGCTCAACTATGA